A stretch of the Clostridium fungisolvens genome encodes the following:
- the sufC gene encoding Fe-S cluster assembly ATPase SufC has translation MKDLLLEINNLKTKVDDKEILKGLNLKINKGEVHVVMGPNGAGKSTLANTIMGHPKYTVVNGDILFEGENINDFKPDVRAKKGIFLSFQAPEEVPGITVENFIRTAKSNIEDKQISYLSFNMKLQKKMDLLKINKEYAERYLNVGFSGGEKKKNEILQMILLEPKLAILDETDSGLDVDAVKLVSQGVSMYKNDENSMLIITHNTKILEHISPDFVHVLVDGKIIHTGDASLVEEINNNGFEKFLSEINK, from the coding sequence ATGAAAGATTTACTTTTGGAAATTAACAACCTTAAAACAAAGGTTGATGATAAGGAAATTTTAAAAGGTTTAAACCTTAAAATAAATAAGGGTGAAGTCCATGTTGTTATGGGACCAAATGGTGCCGGAAAGTCAACTCTTGCCAATACAATAATGGGCCATCCAAAATACACCGTTGTGAATGGAGATATTTTATTCGAAGGTGAAAATATAAATGATTTCAAACCAGATGTAAGAGCTAAAAAAGGAATATTCTTATCTTTTCAAGCTCCTGAGGAAGTACCTGGAATAACAGTTGAAAACTTTATAAGAACAGCAAAATCAAATATCGAAGATAAACAGATCAGTTATTTGAGCTTTAACATGAAGCTTCAAAAGAAAATGGATCTTTTAAAAATAAATAAAGAATATGCTGAAAGATATTTAAATGTAGGTTTCTCTGGTGGAGAAAAGAAGAAAAATGAAATCCTTCAAATGATACTTTTAGAGCCTAAGCTAGCTATTCTTGATGAAACTGATTCAGGTTTAGATGTAGATGCAGTTAAACTTGTATCTCAAGGTGTTAGTATGTATAAGAACGATGAGAACTCAATGCTTATAATAACTCATAATACAAAAATACTGGAGCATATTAGTCCAGATTTTGTCCATGTTTTGGTTGATGGTAAGATAATTCATACAGGCGATGCTTCCTTAGTAGAAGAAATAAATAATAATGGTTTCGAAAAATTTCTAAGCGAGATAAATAAGTAG
- a CDS encoding cysteine desulfurase produces the protein MNNLKELFPILDQSFNDLPVVYLDSAATTQKPLSVIEALNKYYKEINANPHRGAYTLSVKATDSFEQGREKVKDFINAKSSKEIIFTKGTTEALNLIAYSYGNLKLNKDDEIVIGITEHHSNLIPWQQIAIAKGCKLNYLYIDSNYEYTIAEIDKKITDKTKLVAIGHASNVLGTLNPVEYIIHKAHEVGAKVVIDAAQSIAHRKVDVQKLDADFLVFSGHKMFAPMGIGVLYGKQELLEEMPPFLYGGDMVEYVYEQETTFAELPHKFEGGTQNVEGVIGLSEAIDFINSIGIENIIKHEHEIISYAYDKLSKLGFVKIYTTTNKDLLGSVLSFTIDGIHPHDLATILDSKGVCVRAGNHCAQPLMRYLNINSTCRLSVSIYNNKEDIDALVTALEYARRLFGYGSQ, from the coding sequence ATGAATAACTTAAAAGAACTTTTTCCTATTTTAGATCAAAGTTTTAATGACTTGCCAGTGGTATATCTTGATAGTGCTGCCACCACTCAAAAGCCGTTATCTGTTATAGAAGCTTTGAATAAATATTATAAGGAAATAAATGCAAATCCTCACAGAGGAGCTTATACTTTAAGCGTTAAAGCAACTGATAGTTTTGAGCAAGGTAGAGAAAAGGTAAAAGATTTTATAAATGCCAAATCATCAAAGGAAATAATATTTACTAAAGGAACTACCGAAGCTCTAAATTTAATAGCATATTCTTACGGGAATTTAAAATTAAATAAAGATGATGAAATAGTTATAGGAATTACAGAGCATCACTCAAACCTTATTCCTTGGCAGCAAATAGCTATTGCGAAAGGCTGCAAACTAAATTATTTATATATTGACTCAAACTATGAATATACAATAGCTGAAATAGATAAAAAGATAACAGACAAGACTAAATTAGTAGCTATAGGTCATGCTTCTAATGTACTTGGAACCTTAAATCCTGTAGAATATATAATTCATAAAGCTCATGAAGTTGGAGCTAAAGTCGTTATTGATGCTGCGCAGAGCATAGCTCATAGAAAAGTAGACGTACAAAAATTAGATGCTGACTTTTTGGTATTCTCAGGGCATAAAATGTTTGCACCTATGGGCATAGGCGTACTTTATGGAAAACAAGAATTATTAGAAGAAATGCCCCCATTCTTATATGGCGGTGATATGGTAGAATATGTTTATGAGCAAGAGACTACCTTCGCTGAACTACCTCATAAATTTGAAGGTGGTACTCAAAACGTAGAAGGTGTTATAGGCTTATCTGAAGCTATTGACTTCATCAATTCAATAGGGATAGAAAATATAATTAAACATGAGCATGAAATCATTTCATATGCCTATGATAAATTAAGTAAACTGGGCTTTGTAAAGATTTATACTACAACCAATAAAGACTTATTAGGCTCTGTTTTATCCTTTACTATTGATGGTATACATCCTCATGACTTAGCTACAATACTTGACTCAAAGGGAGTGTGTGTAAGAGCTGGTAATCACTGCGCTCAACCACTTATGAGATATCTAAATATAAATTCTACCTGTAGACTAAGTGTTTCAATCTACAATAATAAAGAAGATATAGATGCTCTAGTAACTGCACTTGAGTATGCTAGGAGGTTATTTGGTTATGGATCTCAGTAA
- the tgt gene encoding tRNA guanosine(34) transglycosylase Tgt yields the protein MTKKYTLLKKDGKARRGQFVTPHGTIQTPVFMNVGTLAAIKGAVSSMDLKEINCQVELSNTYHLHLRPSDKVVKKMGGLHKFMNWDRPILTDSGGFQVFSLSSMRKIKEEGVYFNSHLDGKKIFMGPEESMQIQSNLASTIAMAFDECVSNPSPREYVEASVERTTRWLERCVKEMKRLNSLEDTINKEQLLFGINQGGVYDDIRIEHAKTIAKMDLDGYAIGGLAVGETHEEMYRIIDAVVPHLPEDKPIYLMGVGLPSNILEAVERGVDFFDCVLPARNGRHGHVFTKNGKINIMNAQFETDARPIDEGCQCPTCKNYTRAYIRHLFKAKEMLAMRLCVLHNLYFYNTLMQDIRDAIDGGYFADFKKQKLEEWGGKA from the coding sequence TTGACTAAGAAATATACTTTACTAAAAAAAGACGGAAAAGCAAGAAGAGGGCAATTCGTTACGCCTCATGGAACTATACAGACACCTGTATTTATGAATGTTGGAACGTTAGCGGCTATTAAAGGTGCTGTATCTTCAATGGACTTGAAGGAAATAAATTGCCAAGTGGAACTTTCAAATACATACCACTTACATTTAAGACCTAGTGATAAGGTAGTTAAAAAGATGGGCGGATTACATAAGTTTATGAATTGGGATAGACCGATTCTTACTGATTCAGGTGGATTCCAGGTTTTCTCTTTATCAAGTATGAGAAAGATTAAGGAAGAAGGAGTTTATTTTAACTCGCACTTAGATGGTAAAAAGATTTTTATGGGACCAGAAGAAAGTATGCAGATACAGAGCAATCTTGCATCAACTATTGCTATGGCTTTCGATGAATGTGTTTCTAATCCTTCGCCTAGAGAATACGTGGAAGCATCTGTAGAACGAACTACAAGATGGCTTGAAAGATGCGTAAAAGAAATGAAAAGACTTAATTCTTTAGAAGATACAATAAATAAAGAGCAACTTCTATTTGGGATAAATCAAGGTGGAGTTTATGATGATATAAGGATTGAGCATGCAAAAACAATAGCTAAGATGGATTTGGATGGTTATGCTATTGGAGGTCTAGCTGTTGGAGAAACTCATGAAGAAATGTATAGAATTATTGATGCTGTAGTTCCTCATCTACCAGAAGATAAACCTATATATCTAATGGGAGTTGGACTGCCAAGTAATATACTTGAAGCAGTTGAAAGAGGTGTGGACTTTTTTGATTGTGTACTTCCTGCTAGAAATGGAAGGCATGGACATGTATTTACAAAGAATGGTAAAATAAATATAATGAATGCTCAATTTGAGACTGATGCGAGACCTATAGATGAGGGGTGCCAATGTCCAACTTGCAAGAATTATACAAGGGCATACATAAGACATTTATTTAAAGCTAAAGAGATGCTTGCTATGAGATTATGTGTACTACATAATTTATATTTCTACAATACTCTAATGCAAGATATAAGAGATGCTATTGATGGCGGATATTTCGCAGACTTCAAGAAACAAAAACTTGAGGAATGGGGAGGAAAAGCCTAA
- the scfB gene encoding thioether cross-link-forming SCIFF peptide maturase has protein sequence MALIHKFTKGNEYYAIDVNSGSVHIVDKLIYDLIDDEKLRDREQLINDFSGIYTKEEIEEALYDINELIEEGMLYSKDLYEDIAMSDRDDSYIKALCLNVVHDCNLRCKYCFADEGEYKGCRKPMSAETGKKAIDWVIKKSGPRRNIEVDLFGGEPLMVFDTIKEIVDYARVQEKIHKKNIRFTMTTNATLLNDEIMEYIDKNMGNIILSIDGRKNINDAVRVRVDGSGSYDRILPKIKQMVDKRDKSKQYYARGTFTRNNTDFFEDVMALANEGFKEISIEPVVLPDEHELSLRREDLPVIFDQYDKLYDEMVKRYKDGKDQFTFYHFNIDLNGGPCVYKRISGCGAGHEYVAITPDGEIYPCHQFVGNKDFLIGNLDTLEIDSDLEQEFKTAHIYNKPKCKECWARFYCSGGCQANNFNFNGDIHVPYEIGCEMQKKRIECAIALKAVTME, from the coding sequence TTGGCATTAATCCACAAGTTTACTAAAGGTAATGAATATTATGCGATTGATGTAAATTCTGGTAGCGTTCATATAGTTGACAAGCTTATTTATGATCTTATAGATGATGAGAAGTTAAGAGATAGAGAACAATTAATAAATGATTTTTCAGGAATTTACACAAAAGAAGAAATAGAAGAAGCTCTTTATGATATAAATGAATTAATTGAGGAAGGTATGTTATATTCGAAGGATTTATATGAGGATATAGCAATGAGTGATAGAGATGATAGCTACATAAAAGCCCTTTGCTTGAATGTAGTGCATGATTGTAACCTTAGATGCAAATACTGCTTTGCAGATGAAGGTGAGTATAAAGGTTGCAGAAAACCAATGAGTGCAGAAACAGGTAAAAAGGCAATAGATTGGGTTATAAAGAAGTCAGGCCCAAGAAGAAATATAGAAGTGGACCTTTTCGGTGGTGAACCACTTATGGTATTTGATACTATTAAAGAAATAGTTGATTATGCTAGAGTACAAGAAAAGATACACAAAAAGAATATTCGATTTACAATGACAACAAATGCAACATTATTAAATGATGAAATAATGGAATATATTGATAAAAACATGGGAAATATAATACTGTCTATAGATGGTAGAAAAAATATCAATGATGCTGTAAGAGTAAGAGTAGATGGAAGCGGCAGTTACGATAGAATATTACCAAAAATAAAGCAAATGGTGGATAAGAGAGATAAATCTAAGCAATATTATGCTAGAGGTACTTTCACAAGAAATAATACGGATTTCTTTGAAGATGTAATGGCTTTAGCTAATGAAGGGTTTAAAGAAATATCCATAGAGCCAGTTGTTCTTCCGGATGAACATGAACTTTCATTAAGAAGAGAGGATTTACCGGTTATATTTGATCAATATGATAAACTTTATGATGAAATGGTTAAGAGATATAAAGACGGAAAAGACCAATTTACATTCTATCATTTTAATATTGATTTAAATGGTGGTCCATGTGTATATAAGAGAATATCTGGATGCGGTGCAGGTCATGAATATGTTGCTATAACTCCTGATGGAGAAATATACCCATGTCATCAATTTGTAGGAAATAAGGATTTCCTTATCGGTAACTTAGACACTTTAGAAATAGATAGTGATTTAGAACAAGAATTTAAAACTGCACATATTTATAACAAACCAAAATGCAAGGAATGTTGGGCTAGATTTTATTGCAGCGGGGGCTGTCAAGCAAACAACTTTAACTTCAATGGTGATATACATGTACCATATGAGATAGGTTGTGAGATGCAGAAAAAGAGAATTGAGTGTGCGATTGCTCTAAAAGCTGTTACAATGGAATAG
- the sufD gene encoding Fe-S cluster assembly protein SufD has protein sequence METKILKDLNTIPVSTFRWLKVNNISLNEEIDIPSVSYEREYCEFKETSDYSLHPIENANTLVDIFNTDNFEGVSRLQLDETINSSNCGFSLEVNANRTIEDLIYIDYELNSENPKIVDKNLIVLGEKSTVNVLIKYTSVDENIYYHNGFTKIHAKKDSTVNIFIVQNLNYNTNHFNSLFSKVEEGAKINLIPIELGAKKAITNYSSDLVGDNSESTISSVYYGDSDRLIDINFKMTHIGKKTSSNIDVKGVLDDKAKKTFRGTLDFKTGSSKSKGSEEEYVMLLSKSARNNSIPLLLCSEHDIEGQHAASAGKIDEDALFYLMSRGISELNAKKLMIEGYLTPIIDKIPVDNLRQQLMDSVKDRLKNE, from the coding sequence TTGGAAACCAAAATATTGAAGGACTTAAACACAATACCCGTAAGCACATTTAGATGGCTTAAAGTAAATAATATATCTTTAAATGAAGAGATAGACATTCCAAGCGTTAGTTACGAAAGAGAATACTGCGAGTTCAAAGAAACTTCAGACTACTCTCTTCATCCAATAGAAAACGCTAATACTTTAGTTGATATATTTAATACAGATAATTTTGAAGGTGTTTCAAGATTACAATTAGATGAAACTATCAATTCAAGTAATTGTGGTTTTTCACTGGAAGTAAACGCTAATAGAACCATTGAAGACTTAATTTATATTGATTATGAATTAAATTCTGAAAATCCTAAGATTGTAGATAAAAACCTAATTGTTTTAGGTGAAAAAAGTACAGTTAATGTTTTAATCAAATATACATCTGTTGATGAAAATATTTACTATCACAATGGTTTTACTAAAATACACGCCAAAAAAGATTCTACTGTAAATATTTTTATAGTTCAAAATCTAAACTACAATACTAATCATTTTAATTCTCTTTTTTCCAAAGTAGAAGAAGGAGCAAAAATTAATCTCATCCCTATAGAATTGGGTGCTAAAAAAGCTATAACAAACTATTCATCAGATCTTGTAGGAGATAACAGTGAAAGTACTATTAGTTCCGTCTACTATGGAGATTCAGATAGACTGATAGATATAAACTTTAAAATGACTCATATTGGCAAGAAAACTTCTAGTAATATAGATGTAAAAGGAGTTTTGGATGATAAAGCCAAAAAGACTTTTAGAGGAACATTAGATTTCAAGACAGGTTCTTCTAAGTCAAAAGGCTCTGAGGAAGAATATGTTATGCTTCTTTCAAAAAGCGCAAGGAATAATTCGATTCCTCTCCTCCTATGCAGCGAACATGACATTGAAGGTCAGCATGCTGCTTCAGCAGGAAAAATCGATGAAGACGCATTATTTTATCTTATGAGCAGGGGCATAAGTGAACTTAATGCTAAAAAGCTCATGATAGAAGGTTATCTAACACCAATAATAGATAAAATACCAGTAGATAATTTAAGGCAGCAATTAATGGATTCGGTTAAGGATAGGTTGAAAAATGAATAA
- the ruvB gene encoding Holliday junction branch migration DNA helicase RuvB has product MTSSNKNEEELNSEYSLRPQKLSEYIGQDKVKERLSIFIQAAKNRGEALDHALLYGPPGLGKTTLANIIAKEMSGNLKVTSGPAIERAGDLAAILTTLNDNDVLFIDEIHRLNRSVEEILYPAMEDYALDIVIGKGASAKSIRIDLPKFTLIGATTRIGMLTAPLRDRFGVLCSMEYYTDTQLKEIIVRSASILDCEMTEEGAFEIARRSRGTPRIANRLLKRVRDYSEVKGNNVVDIDAARAALELLEVDSQGFDRIDNGILEAIIDNFNGGPVGIETLAYFIGEEFDTIEDVYEPYLLQRGFIVRTPRGRVATDKAYKHLGRSKTKNNGDVRQSSLFDK; this is encoded by the coding sequence ATAACATCATCTAATAAGAATGAAGAAGAATTAAATTCTGAATATAGCTTAAGACCTCAGAAATTAAGTGAATACATAGGGCAGGATAAAGTGAAAGAAAGATTGAGTATTTTCATACAAGCTGCCAAAAATAGAGGAGAAGCACTTGATCATGCTTTGTTATATGGTCCTCCAGGACTGGGAAAAACAACTTTAGCAAACATTATAGCAAAAGAAATGAGTGGTAATTTGAAAGTCACTTCTGGTCCTGCAATTGAAAGGGCTGGAGATCTTGCTGCGATACTTACAACTCTAAATGATAATGACGTGCTTTTTATCGATGAAATTCATAGGCTTAACAGAAGTGTTGAAGAGATACTGTATCCTGCAATGGAAGATTATGCTTTGGATATAGTGATAGGAAAAGGAGCATCAGCTAAATCTATTAGGATAGATTTACCTAAGTTCACATTAATAGGTGCTACTACTAGAATTGGAATGTTAACTGCACCTCTTCGTGACAGATTTGGAGTGCTTTGTTCCATGGAGTACTATACTGATACTCAATTAAAGGAGATTATAGTGAGGTCGGCTAGTATACTTGATTGCGAAATGACAGAAGAAGGAGCTTTCGAGATAGCAAGAAGATCTAGAGGTACTCCAAGAATCGCTAACAGACTTCTAAAAAGGGTTAGAGATTATTCTGAAGTCAAGGGCAATAATGTTGTGGATATAGATGCTGCAAGGGCAGCTTTAGAGTTGTTAGAAGTTGATAGTCAAGGATTTGATAGAATTGATAATGGTATACTAGAAGCTATTATCGACAATTTTAACGGAGGTCCAGTTGGAATTGAAACCTTAGCTTATTTTATAGGCGAAGAATTTGATACTATCGAAGATGTATATGAACCATATCTCCTTCAAAGGGGATTTATCGTTAGGACACCAAGGGGGAGAGTTGCTACAGATAAGGCATACAAGCACTTGGGTAGAAGTAAGACAAAGAATAATGGAGATGTTAGACAATCTAGCTTATTTGACAAATAG
- the scfA gene encoding six-cysteine ranthipeptide SCIFF, with protein sequence MKHIKTINRSSLKNSLCKPGCKECANSCQSACKTSCTVANLACEN encoded by the coding sequence ATGAAGCATATTAAAACAATAAACAGATCAAGCCTTAAGAACAGTCTTTGTAAGCCAGGATGTAAGGAATGTGCTAATTCATGCCAATCAGCTTGTAAGACTTCATGTACAGTAGCAAACTTAGCGTGTGAAAATTAA
- the queA gene encoding tRNA preQ1(34) S-adenosylmethionine ribosyltransferase-isomerase QueA: MKASDFYFDLPEELIAQVPLEERDTSRLMVLDKNSGEVQHKIFHDVLDYFNEGDTLVLNNTRVLPARLIGEKEDSKGKIEFLLLKRVDNDRWECLAKPGKRAKVGTKFTFGDGKLTAVVKDIAEEGNRIIEFSYEGIFEQVLDELGQMPLPPYIHEKLEDKERYQTVYSKEKGSAAAPTAGLHFTKELLEEIKQKGVNVVYLTLHVGLGTFRPVKVEDVENHNMHSEFYQLSKETAEIINSTKKAGKRVIAVGTTSTRTLETIADSEGVLKESSGWTDIFIYPGYKYKVVDALITNFHLPESTLIMLVSALAGKENILNAYNTAVKEGYRFFSFGDAMFIH, encoded by the coding sequence ATGAAAGCAAGTGATTTTTATTTTGATTTACCAGAAGAACTTATAGCACAGGTTCCTTTAGAAGAAAGAGATACTTCAAGGCTTATGGTTCTTGATAAAAACAGTGGAGAAGTACAGCATAAGATATTTCATGATGTTTTAGATTACTTTAATGAAGGCGATACTCTAGTGCTTAATAATACTCGAGTTCTACCTGCAAGGCTTATAGGTGAAAAAGAAGACTCGAAAGGTAAGATTGAGTTTCTACTTCTTAAAAGAGTAGATAATGATAGATGGGAATGTCTTGCGAAGCCTGGTAAGAGAGCTAAGGTGGGAACTAAGTTTACATTCGGAGATGGTAAACTAACAGCAGTGGTTAAAGATATAGCTGAAGAGGGAAATAGAATTATTGAGTTTAGCTATGAAGGCATATTTGAACAGGTTTTGGATGAATTAGGACAAATGCCTCTTCCACCATATATTCATGAGAAGTTAGAAGATAAAGAAAGGTATCAAACAGTATATTCGAAAGAAAAGGGATCTGCTGCTGCACCTACAGCTGGTCTACACTTTACAAAGGAATTACTTGAAGAGATAAAACAAAAAGGTGTAAATGTAGTGTATCTTACTCTTCATGTTGGTCTTGGAACATTTAGACCAGTTAAAGTTGAAGATGTAGAAAATCACAATATGCACTCAGAATTTTATCAGCTTTCTAAAGAAACAGCTGAAATTATAAACAGTACAAAAAAGGCAGGGAAAAGAGTAATAGCAGTAGGAACTACTTCTACGAGGACCTTGGAAACAATTGCTGATAGTGAAGGAGTTCTAAAAGAATCTAGTGGCTGGACTGATATATTTATATATCCTGGATATAAATACAAGGTTGTAGATGCTTTGATAACTAATTTTCATCTACCAGAATCTACTCTTATTATGCTGGTAAGTGCATTGGCAGGTAAAGAAAATATACTAAATGCTTATAATACTGCTGTTAAAGAAGGCTATAGATTTTTCTCCTTTGGAGATGCTATGTTTATACATTAA
- the ruvA gene encoding Holliday junction branch migration protein RuvA, translated as MYEYIVGKYKGINKDYAVLENNGIGYKIFTSGSTLAKMPKVDEEVKLFLEQIVREDFIGLYGFLTKEELDLFKLLLTINGVGAKAALSLLSISSPLNLKYAIMTGDEKHITRAPGVGKKTAQRIILELRDKLKPNEDLMPSDFEKNLSEDDNSYSSNISEALAALLALGYTEKEAQRALGSVKQNDSLENIVKNCLKVLMN; from the coding sequence ATGTACGAATATATTGTAGGTAAATATAAGGGCATAAATAAAGACTATGCTGTTTTGGAGAATAACGGAATAGGATATAAAATTTTTACATCAGGAAGTACACTTGCAAAAATGCCTAAAGTTGATGAGGAAGTGAAGTTGTTTTTAGAGCAGATAGTTAGAGAAGACTTTATAGGTCTATATGGTTTTTTGACAAAGGAAGAATTAGACTTGTTTAAATTATTGCTAACTATTAATGGTGTGGGAGCAAAGGCTGCTTTGTCATTATTGTCAATAAGCTCACCTTTAAATTTAAAATACGCTATAATGACTGGTGATGAAAAACATATTACAAGAGCACCTGGAGTAGGTAAGAAGACTGCGCAAAGAATAATACTTGAACTTAGGGATAAGCTTAAGCCTAATGAAGATTTAATGCCAAGTGATTTTGAAAAAAATCTTTCTGAAGATGACAATAGTTATTCTTCAAATATATCTGAAGCTTTAGCAGCTTTACTGGCATTAGGATATACTGAGAAGGAAGCTCAGAGAGCTCTTGGTAGTGTTAAGCAAAATGATAGTTTAGAGAATATAGTTAAAAATTGTTTAAAAGTACTTATGAATTAA
- a CDS encoding TIGR04086 family membrane protein has product MEWSRYFANVAKGVLRALIATMIFVVIISIVMSFSLLSLKALSVIWVVITCLSILLGAIYSSRKNGEKGWLVGFGVGLCYFIIVLIISAVLKGNIALSINDLWRALLALAVGALSGMLGINL; this is encoded by the coding sequence TTGGAGTGGAGCAGGTATTTTGCAAATGTTGCAAAAGGAGTTTTGAGAGCGCTTATTGCTACTATGATTTTTGTTGTAATTATTAGTATAGTAATGAGTTTTAGTTTACTAAGTCTTAAGGCCTTAAGCGTAATATGGGTGGTTATCACTTGCTTAAGTATTCTACTAGGTGCCATATACTCTTCCCGTAAAAACGGTGAAAAGGGTTGGCTGGTAGGATTTGGTGTTGGGTTATGTTACTTTATAATTGTTTTAATTATCTCTGCTGTGCTAAAAGGTAATATTGCTTTGTCAATAAATGACCTTTGGAGAGCTCTACTTGCTTTGGCAGTAGGAGCATTATCTGGAATGTTAGGAATAAATCTATAA
- the sufB gene encoding Fe-S cluster assembly protein SufB encodes MSKTYVDDIDRGIYDIYNEDNFSYKSEKGLTEDIIINISKEKNEPEWMLNFRLKSLKIYNSISVPNWGPDISELDMDNIVTYVKPDTPMTGSWDKVPEDIKSTFERLGIPQAERESLAGVGAQYDSEVVYHNVKEELVKQGVVYTDMETAVRDYEDIVREHFMKLVPPSDHKFAALHGAVWSGGSFVYVPEGVQVDIPLQSYFRLNSPGSGQFEHTLIIVEKGAKLHFIEGCSAPKYSVTNLHAGCVELFVREDAKLRYSTIENWSRNMLNLNTKRCVVEKNGSIEWVSGSFGSKVSMLYPMSILKGEGAKSEFTGITFASSGQTLDTGTKVVHAAPNTSSTIHSKSISKDGGTAIYRGVVKINSNAVNSKSYVSCESLMLDSKSKSDTIPVIQIENDEVDIGHEAKIGRISDDAIFYLMSRGIDEEEAKAMIVRGFVDPITKELPLEYAVEMNNLINIELEGTIG; translated from the coding sequence ATGAGTAAAACATATGTTGATGATATAGATAGAGGCATTTACGATATCTATAATGAAGATAACTTTAGCTATAAGTCTGAAAAAGGATTAACAGAGGACATAATAATTAACATATCTAAGGAAAAAAACGAGCCCGAATGGATGTTAAACTTTAGACTTAAATCATTAAAAATATATAATTCTATATCCGTACCTAACTGGGGTCCAGATATAAGTGAACTTGATATGGACAATATAGTAACTTATGTTAAGCCAGATACTCCAATGACAGGCTCCTGGGATAAGGTTCCTGAAGATATAAAGAGCACTTTCGAAAGACTTGGTATCCCTCAAGCCGAAAGGGAGTCTCTTGCAGGGGTTGGAGCTCAATATGACTCTGAAGTAGTTTATCACAATGTTAAGGAAGAATTGGTTAAACAAGGCGTTGTTTATACTGATATGGAGACAGCTGTAAGAGACTATGAGGATATAGTAAGAGAACATTTTATGAAGCTCGTTCCTCCAAGTGATCATAAGTTTGCTGCACTTCACGGTGCTGTGTGGTCAGGTGGTTCTTTTGTATATGTACCAGAAGGAGTTCAAGTAGACATTCCACTGCAAAGTTATTTCAGACTAAACTCCCCTGGATCAGGTCAATTTGAGCACACACTAATAATTGTAGAAAAAGGAGCAAAGCTTCATTTTATAGAAGGTTGTTCTGCACCTAAATATAGCGTAACAAATCTACATGCTGGATGTGTAGAGCTATTTGTAAGAGAAGATGCAAAACTTAGATATTCAACCATAGAGAATTGGTCAAGAAACATGCTTAACTTAAACACCAAAAGATGTGTTGTAGAAAAAAATGGTTCAATCGAATGGGTATCAGGATCTTTTGGTTCTAAAGTTTCTATGCTTTATCCAATGAGCATACTAAAAGGCGAAGGAGCAAAATCAGAATTTACAGGAATAACTTTTGCATCAAGCGGTCAAACCTTAGATACAGGTACAAAAGTGGTTCATGCAGCACCAAACACTTCTTCTACTATACATTCAAAATCAATATCTAAAGATGGTGGTACTGCTATCTATAGAGGTGTAGTAAAGATTAATAGTAATGCAGTAAATTCTAAATCTTATGTATCTTGTGAATCCTTAATGTTGGACAGTAAATCAAAATCAGATACTATCCCAGTAATTCAGATAGAAAATGATGAAGTGGATATCGGACACGAAGCTAAAATTGGAAGAATCAGCGATGATGCAATTTTCTATTTAATGAGCAGAGGTATTGATGAAGAAGAAGCCAAAGCAATGATCGTAAGAGGCTTTGTTGACCCTATCACAAAGGAACTACCTCTTGAATATGCTGTAGAAATGAATAACTTAATAAATATAGAACTTGAAGGTACTATTGGATAA
- the yajC gene encoding preprotein translocase subunit YajC, with protein MQYIIQLLPLIVVFVIFYALLIIPERKRKKQYQSMLNDLKINDEIISKGGIIGKVVNLQDDYIILESGPDRARIKLSRQGIANVINTKEDNK; from the coding sequence ATGCAATATATTATTCAACTTTTACCGCTAATAGTAGTATTCGTAATTTTTTATGCTTTACTAATAATACCGGAAAGAAAAAGAAAGAAACAATATCAATCGATGTTAAATGATTTGAAAATTAATGATGAGATCATAAGTAAAGGTGGTATCATCGGTAAAGTAGTAAATCTACAAGATGATTACATAATATTAGAGAGTGGTCCTGATAGAGCTAGAATAAAGCTTTCAAGACAAGGAATAGCTAATGTTATAAATACAAAAGAAGATAATAAATAG